Proteins encoded by one window of Mercenaria mercenaria strain notata chromosome 4, MADL_Memer_1, whole genome shotgun sequence:
- the LOC123551840 gene encoding uncharacterized protein LOC123551840, which produces MDLFRSKKRDVDQASLEVGVGLQKKHHGLSGSLNDLLDIGKDDEDGLGTASENTASESEDEDNDINKASKKQKAFAKISIKREKRKEKEQRKKTEKNLISMDDFLGKQTEFKMWLYEEKSKNAGEMVSPKLKAHFKQFVRLWNKKKLASKYYRCSTLPESPAPLTPKKFNFLSEEVDAGGSPLLADQDNDIAEKDVPTSPFVTFGKTPPKVFRSKKFQLFGSSSKEVALLSIAPIGSPQVVQNEKENISKEQYQVPKFGKKKDTSDDGQKMPRGATPYKVSVFPWASRDIKEVDHTDKFNICPTATPPSMSHKELEEEESWPSPPSETELLGDHLKPTNDSPNVPPPPPPRLESLQKTDCVTKSLKLAGNYSDPYDKLPDTQSSKRLVCSDYQDPVDCVQIVKQRTIPEDARLVLQNLSGNDEPDLSLYCKPVSEKRFSKEELEELYAKPLKRAKRNDIGSLSESSAKPDQKPEEQSDLLNEIMDHINKSSSEDSGKLASFKPDPDYETIDECLAKTERKTFEDQKDFDGAADETKKVIDLPHKSEDGSVQKFATISRSKKMRVMAASTEKIYETYLSLGRSANPYKNKMDIPKLPEPSAEFKTGTFTQSLKLKSKSQPDISFSEGFQAFEIDMNKDQDQMCSVPQMSSFKPVENDRSTQKNIGDVKLKDSDRAKSYEDGLRYIEEPRTPIIMATPSFDSLCNVTPLSCKSFSSQSLPNKSGSYESLSADSHMSTSTSSSLSFGPDEKSGSVQSLQSEKSLSPVKEEDEFDQCLNMKNERNSNENELKERKGKKCPLKTENAGVVNKDHMRTNIEGTVDVANSEYEAKAKTDLIPLTPGKISALKHGIDLSVYLLKPAKQDDREKENVSESEKSSQQTTDHNAGKPKRMVESHCSQKLFDTQARLAIKDRLSGVKTKVDQAKTTIRKETERRHTVQTVQEITARSEDNRFIQNASDTRKDETVKLGKSKFYQGANGRFDGSHEPDSKRHCGEKKRGMSVDDHYLETDLDKVITDKTRKPMKKSKSHSGFETGSSAVVTEIW; this is translated from the exons AAGCGTGATGTTGACCAGGCGTCTCTAGAAGTGGGTGTAGGCCTACAAAAGAAGCACCATGGTTTGTCTGGTTCACTCAATGATCTATTGGATATAGGGAAAGATGATGAGGATGGCTTGGGTACAGCTTCGGAAAACACAGCTTCAGAATCAG AGGATGAAGACAACGATATCAATAAAGCAAGTAAAAAGCAGAAGGCTTTTGCCAAAATCTCAATCAAGAGGGAGAAACGAAAAGAGAAGGAACAGAGGAAAAAGACTGAAAAAA ATTTGATCTCCATGGATGACTTTCTGGGAAAACAGACAGAGTTCAAGATGTGGCTGTATGAAGAG AAAAGCAAGAATGCAGGAGAAATGGTTTCACCAAAATTGAAGGCCCATTTCAAACAGTTTGTGAGGTTGTGGAACAAGAAGAAACTGGCATCG aaatactACCGCTGTTCAACTCTGCCAGAGAGCCCTGCACCACTCACACCCAAGAAATTTAACTTTCTGTCAGAGGAGGTTGACGCAGGAGGTAGTCCACTTTTAGCTGACCAGGACAACGATATTGCTGAAAAGGATGTACCCACATCACCATTTGTAACATTTGGAAAGACACCTCCGAAAGTATTCAGATCAAAGAAGTTTCAGTTGTTTGGTTCATCCAGTAAAGAAGTTGCCTTG TTATCTATTGCACCAATTGGTTCCCCTCAAGTTGTACAGaatgagaaagaaaatatttctaaggAACAG tatCAGGTTCCAAAGTTTGGCAAGAAGAAAGACACTTCAGATGATGGACAGAAAAT GCCAAGAGGTGCAACTCCATATAAGGTATCAGTGTTTCCGTGGGCATCAAGAGACATTAAAGAAGTTGATCACACTGATAAATTTAATATCTGCCCCACAGCTACGCCACCAAGCATGAGTCACAAGGAACTTGAGGAGGAGGAATCATGGCCTTCGCCTCCCTCAGAGACAGAGTTGCTAGGAGACCATTTAAAACCAACCAATGACTCTCCTAATGTTCCTCCTCCACCACCTCCAAGACTGGAGAGTCTACAGAAAACAGACTGTGTTACAAAGTCACTAAAATTGGCTGGTAATTATTCTGATCCTTATGATAAATTACCAGATACACAGTCCAGCAAGAGACTGGTTTGTTCAGATTATCAGGATCCTGTAGACTGTGTACAAATTGTAAAACAGCGAACAATTCCAGAAGATGCCAGGCTGGTTCTTCAAAACTTGTCTGGTAATGATGAACCAGACTTAAGTTTATACTGTAAGCCTGTTTCAGAAAAGAGATTCAGCAAAGAAGAGCTGGAAGAACTTTACGCAAAACCTCTGAAAAGAGCAAAGAGAAATGATATTGGAAGTTTGTCAGAAAGTTCAGCAAAGCCAGACCAAAAACCTGAGGAACAAAGTGATCTTCTCAATGAAATAATGGATCATATAAACAAAAGCAGTTCTGAAGACTCTGGAAAGTTGGCTTCTTTTAAACCTGATCCTGATTATGAAACAATAGACGAATGCCTTGCTAAAACTGAACGTAAAACATTTGAAGACCAAAAGGATTTTGACGGTGCAGCTGATGAGACAAAGAAAGTAATTGATCTTCCTCACAAGAGTGAAGATGGTTCTGTCCAAAAATTCGCtacaatatcaaggtcaaagaaAATGAGAGTTATGGCAGCTTCAACAgagaaaatttatgaaacctaCCTCAGTCTTGGACGAAGTGCAAAcccatacaaaaataaaatggatATACCCAAATTACCTGAGCCTTCTGCTGAATTCAAAACGGGTACATTTACACAGTCGTTAAAACTGAAGTCTAAATCACAGCCAGATATTTCATTTAGTGAAGGATTTCAGGCGTTTGAAATAGATATGAACAAAGATCAAGATCAGATGTGTTCTGTTCCTCAGATGAGTTCATTTAAGCCAGTTGAAAATGATAGAAGCACGCAGAAAAATATTGGTGATGTTAAATTGAAAGACAGTGACAGAGCTAAAAGTTATGAAGACGGATTAAGGTACATAGAAGAGCCGAGAACTCCTATTATAATGGCAACTCCATCTTTTGACTCTCTTTGTAATGTGACTCCGCTAAGCTGTAAGTCTTTTTCATCACAAAGCTTGCCAAACAAATCAGGGTCATATGAAAGCTTGTCAGCTGACAGTCACATGTCAACTTCCACCTCATCAAGCCTTTCATTTGGTCCAGATGAAAAGTCTGGATCAGTTCAGAGCTTGCAGTCAGAGAAATCATTGTCACCAGTAAAGGAAGAAGATGAATTTGACCAATGTttgaatatgaaaaatgaaaggaATTCCAATGAAAATGAATTGAaggaaagaaaaggaaaaaaatgtccTCTGAAAACTGAAAATGCAGGTGTTGTTAATAAAGACCACATGAGGACAAATATTGAGGGGACTGTGGATGTTGCTAATTCAGAGTATGAAGCTAAAGCTAAGACAGATCTCATTCCTCTTACACCTGGGAAAATAAGTGCACTTAAACATGGGATAGACTTGTCTGTGTATCTCTTGAAACCAGCAAAGCAAGATGACAGAGAAAAGGAAAATGTATCAGAAAGTGAGAAGAGTTCTCAACAAACCACAGATCACAATGCTGGAAAACCTAAAAGGATGGTTGAATCTCATTGCAGCCAGAAACTGTTTGATACACAGGCCAGATTAGCTATAAAGGACAGGCTCTCTGGTGTGAAGACTAAAGTTGACCAAGCAAAGACCACTATAAGGAAGGAAACTGAGAGACGCCACACTGTACAAACAGTTCAAGAAATTACTGCAAGATCTGAAGATAATAGATTCATTCAGAATGCGTCAGATACTAgaaaagatgaaactgttaaacTTGGTAAATCAAAGTTTTACCAAGGGGCTAATGGACGTTTTGATGGCTCACACGAACCAGACAGTAAGAGACATTGTGGAGAAAAAAAACGTGGAATGAGTGTGGATGATCATTATCTAGAAACTGATTTAGATAAGGTGATAACAGATAAAACCAGAAAACCAATGAAGAAAAGTAAAAGTCACAGTGGTTTTGAGACAGGCAGTAGTGCTGTTGTTACAGAGATATGGTAG